One stretch of Corvus moneduloides isolate bCorMon1 chromosome 16, bCorMon1.pri, whole genome shotgun sequence DNA includes these proteins:
- the MPV17L gene encoding mpv17-like protein isoform X1 produces MAAALLRGVRRFPWLCNVLLYGGLFAAGDAAQQLLRGQPPDWAQTRRVALVALAFHGNFSYVWLRALERALPGRRPPAVLGKVLCDQLLGAPVAVLAFYTGMSILQRKEDIFSDCKKKFWNTYKTGLMYWPFVQLSNFILIPVHLRTAYTGLCGFVWAAFICFSQQSGDGTAKSAFVWLQGEKVNADEESSDK; encoded by the exons ATGGCCGCGGCGCTGCTGCGCGGGGTGCGGCGCTTCCCCTGGCTCTGCAACGTGCTGCTCTACGGGGGGCTGTTCGCGGCGGGGGACGCGGCGCAGCAGCTGCTGCGGGGACAGCCGCCCGACTGGGCGCAGACGCGGCGCGTGGCGCTGGTGGCCCTGGCCTTCCACGGCAACTTCAGCTACGTGTGGCTGCGGGCGCTAGAGCGGGCGCTgcccggccgccgcccgcccgccgtGCTGGGCAAGGTGCTCTGCGATCAGCTCCTGGGCGCGCCCGTCGCCGTCCTCGCCTTCTACACGG GTATGAGCATCCTTCAGAGGAAAGAGGACATCTTTTCAGactgtaaaaagaaattctggaaTACATATAAG ACAGGACTGATGTACTGGCCTTTTGTGCAG CTGTCAAACTTCATTTTGATCCCAGTTCACCTGCGAACAGCTTACACTGGGCTCTGTGGCTTTGTCTGGGCTGCcttcatttgcttttcccaACAGAGTGGAGATGGCACAGCAAAGTCAGCATTTGTGTGGCTCCAAGGAGAGAAGGTCAATGCAGATGAAGAATCATCAGACAAATAA
- the MPV17L gene encoding mpv17-like protein isoform X3: MAAALLRGVRRFPWLCNVLLYGGLFAAGDAAQQLLRGQPPDWAQTRRVALVALAFHGNFSYVWLRALERALPGRRPPAVLGKVLCDQLLGAPVAVLAFYTGMSILQRKEDIFSDCKKKFWNTYKTGLMYWPFVQTSWPTARKRITECLGNAKQGFLPESNQ, from the exons ATGGCCGCGGCGCTGCTGCGCGGGGTGCGGCGCTTCCCCTGGCTCTGCAACGTGCTGCTCTACGGGGGGCTGTTCGCGGCGGGGGACGCGGCGCAGCAGCTGCTGCGGGGACAGCCGCCCGACTGGGCGCAGACGCGGCGCGTGGCGCTGGTGGCCCTGGCCTTCCACGGCAACTTCAGCTACGTGTGGCTGCGGGCGCTAGAGCGGGCGCTgcccggccgccgcccgcccgccgtGCTGGGCAAGGTGCTCTGCGATCAGCTCCTGGGCGCGCCCGTCGCCGTCCTCGCCTTCTACACGG GTATGAGCATCCTTCAGAGGAAAGAGGACATCTTTTCAGactgtaaaaagaaattctggaaTACATATAAG ACAGGACTGATGTACTGGCCTTTTGTGCAG ACTTCATGGCCAACAGCGAGAAAAAGGATCACTGAATGCTTGGGTAATGCAAAGCAAGGATTTCTTCCTGAATCAAACCAGTGA
- the MPV17L gene encoding mpv17-like protein isoform X2, producing the protein MAAALLRGVRRFPWLCNVLLYGGLFAAGDAAQQLLRGQPPDWAQTRRVALVALAFHGNFSYVWLRALERALPGRRPPAVLGKVLCDQLLGAPVAVLAFYTGMSILQRKEDIFSDCKKKFWNTYKLSNFILIPVHLRTAYTGLCGFVWAAFICFSQQSGDGTAKSAFVWLQGEKVNADEESSDK; encoded by the exons ATGGCCGCGGCGCTGCTGCGCGGGGTGCGGCGCTTCCCCTGGCTCTGCAACGTGCTGCTCTACGGGGGGCTGTTCGCGGCGGGGGACGCGGCGCAGCAGCTGCTGCGGGGACAGCCGCCCGACTGGGCGCAGACGCGGCGCGTGGCGCTGGTGGCCCTGGCCTTCCACGGCAACTTCAGCTACGTGTGGCTGCGGGCGCTAGAGCGGGCGCTgcccggccgccgcccgcccgccgtGCTGGGCAAGGTGCTCTGCGATCAGCTCCTGGGCGCGCCCGTCGCCGTCCTCGCCTTCTACACGG GTATGAGCATCCTTCAGAGGAAAGAGGACATCTTTTCAGactgtaaaaagaaattctggaaTACATATAAG CTGTCAAACTTCATTTTGATCCCAGTTCACCTGCGAACAGCTTACACTGGGCTCTGTGGCTTTGTCTGGGCTGCcttcatttgcttttcccaACAGAGTGGAGATGGCACAGCAAAGTCAGCATTTGTGTGGCTCCAAGGAGAGAAGGTCAATGCAGATGAAGAATCATCAGACAAATAA